TGCTCGGTATTGGAAACACCAGTGACAAACCTTATAAGAAATGTGCGCGTGTTGTTGGTGAGGTGCTCGGTAAGTATCACCCTCACGGCGACTCTTCTGTTTACGGCGCTCTGGTGCGTATGGGACAGGAGTGGAACATGCGTTATACCTTGATTGACGGACAGGGTAACTTCGGTTCTGTTGACGGTGACTCTCCTGCTGCCATGCGTTATACAGAGTGCCGCCTCTCCAAGATGGGTGAGCATATCATGGATGACCTTGACAAGGAAACGGTTGATATGACCAACAACTTCGATGATACCCTGCAGGAACCTACCGTGATGCCTACCAAGATTCCTAATCTTCTGGTAAATGGTGGTAACGGTATTGCAGTAGGTATGGCTACCAATATGCCTACCCACAACCTGGGTGAGGTAATTGACGGTTGCTGTGCATATATCGATAATCCTGACATCGACACCGATGGATTGATGCAGTATATTCCTGCTCCTGACTTCCCAACCGGTGCTACCATCTATGGTATCCAGGGAGTGAAGGATGCATACGAAACGGGTCGAGGCAGAATCGTGGTTCGTGCCACTGCCGAGATTGAAAGTAGTGAAAACCATGATAAGATTGTTATCACCGAGATACCTTATGGCGTTAACAAGGAGCAGCTCGTGATGGCTATTGCTGACCTTGCCAAGGAAGGCCGAGTAGATGGCATCGCTAACGTAAACGATGAGTCTGGCCGTCAGGGTATGCGTATCGTTGTTGATGTGAAGCGTGATGCCAATGCTAATGTTCTTTTGAACAAACTCTTTAAGCTGACAGCTCTTCAGAGTTCATTCTCAGTGAATTGCATCGCTCTTGTTAATGGCCGTCCACGTCTTTTGAGCTTGAAGGAGTGTGTGAAGTATTTCGTAGAGCATCGTCATGATGTTACGATCCGCCGCACCCAGTTCGAACTGAAGAAGGCTCAGGAGCGTGCTCATATTCTCGAGGGCTTGATCATTGCCTGCGACAACATCGACGAGGTGGTACATATTATCAGAGCCAGCAAGACTCCTTCTGATGCTCAGCGCAACTTGGAGAAGCGCTTCGAACTCGATGAACTTCAGAGTAAGGCCATTGTGGATATGCGCCTCAGCCAGTTGACAGGCTTGCGTCTGGAGCAGTTGCACAATGAATTCAACGAGTTGATGAAGACTATCGACTACTTGAACCAGATTCTGAACGATCCTGAGCTCTGCAAGAAGGTAATGAAGGATGAACTTAACGAGGTGAAGGAGAAGTATGGTGACGCACGTCGTACCATGATTAAGCCAGATGACCATGAGTTCAATCCAGAAGACTTCTATCCAAACGACCCAGTGGTTATCACCGTGAGTCATCTCGGATATATCAAGCGCACCCCATTGTCAGAGTTCCGTGAGCAGGCTCGTGGTGGAGTAGGTTCTAAGGGTGCCCGTACCCGTGATAAGGACTTCACCGAGTATATCTATCCTGCTACCATGCACCAGACCATG
This Segatella copri DSM 18205 DNA region includes the following protein-coding sequences:
- the gyrA gene encoding DNA gyrase subunit A, with product MDENQTMDHDRIMKINIEEEMKSSYIDYSMSVIVARALPDVRDGFKPVHRRILYGMLGIGNTSDKPYKKCARVVGEVLGKYHPHGDSSVYGALVRMGQEWNMRYTLIDGQGNFGSVDGDSPAAMRYTECRLSKMGEHIMDDLDKETVDMTNNFDDTLQEPTVMPTKIPNLLVNGGNGIAVGMATNMPTHNLGEVIDGCCAYIDNPDIDTDGLMQYIPAPDFPTGATIYGIQGVKDAYETGRGRIVVRATAEIESSENHDKIVITEIPYGVNKEQLVMAIADLAKEGRVDGIANVNDESGRQGMRIVVDVKRDANANVLLNKLFKLTALQSSFSVNCIALVNGRPRLLSLKECVKYFVEHRHDVTIRRTQFELKKAQERAHILEGLIIACDNIDEVVHIIRASKTPSDAQRNLEKRFELDELQSKAIVDMRLSQLTGLRLEQLHNEFNELMKTIDYLNQILNDPELCKKVMKDELNEVKEKYGDARRTMIKPDDHEFNPEDFYPNDPVVITVSHLGYIKRTPLSEFREQARGGVGSKGARTRDKDFTEYIYPATMHQTMLFFTKKGRCYWLKCYEIPEGDRNSKGRAIQNLLNIESDDQVNAFLRLRGLNDAEFINNHYVVFATKNGTVKKTCLEAYSRPRANGVIAINIVEGDEVVDVRLTNGHNELIIANRNGRAVRFDENEIRTMGRTSTGVRGMRLDEGDDAVVGMIVVNDPEKETVMVVSEQGYGKRSDVLDYRVTKRGGKGVKTLNITDKTGRLVAIKNVTDDNDLMIINQSGIVIRLAVADCRVMGRATQGVRLINLAKKNDVIASVCKVMSSELEASVEEESRSAWAKKSEEIENDTVGAKTAEEAAEAEAHLADEASEAEDTDSGNVDFE